A single region of the Bradysia coprophila strain Holo2 unplaced genomic scaffold, BU_Bcop_v1 contig_235, whole genome shotgun sequence genome encodes:
- the LOC119077386 gene encoding bacillopeptidase F-like yields the protein MKYQIALVVFGLACLALANPTARVEEEIYNNLDESELINVLVKFRRADTKSAWDRFYGLKLKTRDAILNAQHAILKNQADVVQADVVAVLEKTRIAGKAHRLDQLWISNELIVRDVDRETIELLRNHPDVEALIAETFIPLEQVEEGETYDIREFNNTIQNQWGVVNVQAPAAWARGITGTGITVGVTDTGARHTHQFLSGTYRGNNPGETHNYNWRAPNNNAGIPSDTNGHGTHCTGSASGTGGIGVAPGSRWIGCRGCGALLCSNFDLLTCGNFMACPTDTNGANAQCNRAPHVVNNSWGGAGGSTFYNEILTAWRNAGISGVFAIGNSGTNCNTAGSPGDQPLAFGVGSTAEANTLSTFSSVGPGPNNSVKPEVAAPGTSVVSASHLADTGLRTLSGTSMAAPHVAGAVALVLQARGGTVVAAHERLTSTALAHVSGGRTCVGRPEGARPNNHVGYGRINVNAAA from the coding sequence ATGAAGTATCAAATTGCTTTAGTAGTCTTCGGACTTGCTTGCTTGGCGCTTGCCAATCCAACCGCCCGTGTTGAAGAAGAAATCTACAACAACCTCGATGAATCCGAACTCATCAACGTTTTGGTCAAATTCCGTCGTGCCGACACCAAGTCAGCATGGGATCGTTTCTACGGTTTGAAACTGAAGACTCGTGATGCTATCTTGAACGCTCAGCACGCCATCCTCAAGAACCAAGCCGATGTTGTCCAAGCTGATGTTGTAGCTGTTTTGGAGAAAACTCGTATTGCTGGCAAGGCACATCGTCTCGATCAACTTTGGATCTCAAATGAACTCATCGTTCGTGACGTCGACCGAGAAACCATTGAATTGTTGAGAAATCACCCGGACGTTGAAGCCCTGATCGCTGAAACTTTCATCCCATTGGAACAAGTCGAGGAAGGCGAAACCTATGACATCAGAGAATTCAACAACACCATCCAGAATCAATGGGGCGTCGTAAATGTACAAGCTCCAGCTGCCTGGGCTCGAGGCATCACCGGAACTGGTATTACTGTTGGAGTAACTGATACTGGTGCTCGCCATACACATCAATTCCTCAGTGGAACATACCGTGGTAACAACCCTGGAGAAACTCACAACTATAACTGGCGTGCACCAAACAATAACGCTGGAATTCCATCTGACACAAATGGACACGGAACTCACTGCACTGGATCTGCCTCTGGTACTGGAGGTATCGGTGTTGCACCCGGATCTCGTTGGATAGGTTGTCGCGGATGTGGAGCACTCCTCTGCTCAAACTTTGATCTTCTAACGTGCGGCAATTTCATGGCCTGCCCGACCGACACAAACGGTGCTAATGCCCAATGTAACCGAGCTCCACATGTCGTAAACAACAGTTGGGGTGGTGCTGGAGGTTCAACCTTTTACAATGAAATCCTTACCGCATGGAGAAACGCTGGCATTTCCGGTGTGTTTGCTATAGGAAACTCTGGTACAAATTGCAACACTGCTGGTTCACCAGGAGATCAACCACTTGCTTTCGGTGTTGGATCGACCGCAGAAGCAAACACACTTTCAACCTTCTCCAGTGTAGGACCTGGACCAAATAACAGCGTGAAGCCCGAAGTTGCCGCTCCCGGAACCAGCGTTGTTTCTGCTTCCCATTTGGCCGATACTGGTCTACGAACATTGTCTGGAACCAGTATGGCAGCACCTCATGTTGCTGGAGCTGTAGCTTTGGTGTTACAAGCCCGCGGTGGCACCGTTGTTGCTGCACATGAACGTCTCACCAGTACAGCCCTCGCTCACGTATCAGGTGGAAGAACTTGCGTTGGTCGACCAGAAGGTGCTAGACCTAACAACCACGTCGGATATGGACGCATCAATGTCAACGCTGCTGCATAA